A stretch of Rhododendron vialii isolate Sample 1 chromosome 4a, ASM3025357v1 DNA encodes these proteins:
- the LOC131323013 gene encoding clathrin coat assembly protein AP180 — protein sequence MPSKLKKAIGAVKDQTSISLAKVTSNNSSNLEVAVLKATTHDVVPMDDRHVHEILRLVSTDKDNAALLARAIGKRIGRTRNWIVAVKSLMLVLRTFQDGDPYFPREVLLAMKRGAKILNLSSFRDDSNSSPWDYTAFVRTFALYLDERLECFLTGKLQRRYTHKNREPFHRRSRSGNEPVRDMKPAMLLDKISYWQRLLDRAVATRPTGAAKTNRLVQITLYAVVQESFDLYKDISDGLALLLDSFFHLQYNSCVNAFQSCVKATKQFEELSAFYDVCKSIGVGRTSEYPSVQKISEELIETLREFLKDHSSFPAVPSRPQLLLPGPSPMHRRRDRDSSGGQSEFSETTGRCSEFSCTSLEDLISATELTGTSRSISIDLEAYSIAHQAEKVDDDGSTRSLPVTRSFVDLVSLDEMAEGGEGEGEVEREGEGEGKGKEESSSLLIDLWSFNEKDEQEKVKEGGGGERKVLDSGSTTGWEIVLAETATTSTQPLTNGFGFESFDPFSGPENDKYYNPFLDDATESTAIVTVPAADGGTGVGFSGNDGFSLGPTFQATPTFCAGNSSSTSLASVNENDPFASFPTGGGEGGFISGGSGNQQQQNLLLEQQLWLQQQNKIMARHMA from the exons ATGCCAAGCAAGCTAAAGAAGGCCATTGGAGCAGTAAAAGACCAAACCAGCATAAGCCTAGCCAAGGTCACAAGCAACAACTCATCCAACCTAGAGGTGGCAGTGCTCAAAGCCACCACCCACGATGTCGTCCCGATGGACGACCGCCACGTACACGAGATCCTCCGCCTCGTATCCACCGACAAAGACAACGCGGCCCTCCTCGCCCGGGCCATCGGGAAGCGGATCGGACGGACCCGTAACTGGATCGTGGCAGTAAAGTCGCTCATGCTCGTTCTGCGGACGTTCCAGGATGGTGACCCTTATTTCCCCAGGGAAGTGCTCCTCGCGATGAAGCGCGGGGCCAAGATTCTTAACCTCTCGAGCTTTCGTGACGACTCGAACTCGAGCCCGTGGGATTACACCGCATTTGTGCGGACCTTTGCTCTTTATCTAGATGAGCGGTTGGAATGTTTTCTCACGGGGAAGCTTCAACGGAGATATACCCACAAAAATAGAGAGCCCTTCCACCGGAGAAGCCGATCAG GTAACGAGCCGGTACGAGACATGAAACCGGCAATGCTGCTCGACAAGATCTCCTACTGGCAGCGCCTCCTGGACAGGGCGGTAGCCACCCGCCCCACCGGCGCCGCCAAGACAAACCGCCTAGTCCAAATCACTCTCTACGCCGTCGTGCAAGAGAGCTTCGACTTGTACAAGGACATATCCGACGGCCTCGCCCTCCTCCTCGACAGCTTCTTCCACTTACAGTACAACTCCTGCGTCAACGCCTTCCAGTCCTGCGTCAAGGCCACGAAACAATTCGAAGAGCTCAGCGCATTCTACGACGTTTGCAAAAGCATCGGTGTCGGCCGGACCTCGGAGTACCCGAGCGTCCAGAAGATATCGGAGGAGCTGATCGAGACGTTGCGGGAGTTTTTGAAAGACCATTCGAGTTTCCCGGCGGTGCCGAGCCGGCCCCAGCTGCTCCTTCCTGGCCCGTCGCCTATGCATAGGCGACGGGACAGGGACAGTAGCGGCGGGCAGTCGGAGTTCTCGGAGACAACGGGAAGGTGTTCGGAGTTCTCGTGTACGTCGTTGGAGGACTTGATCAGCGCGACCGAGTTGACCGGGACGAGTCGCTCTATCTCGATTGATTTGGAGGCGTATTCGATTGCTCATCAGGCGGAGAAAGTGGACGATGATGGGTCCACGAGGTCGCTGCCCGTCACGAGGTCTTTTGTTGACCTCGTGTCGTTGGACGAAATGGCtgaaggaggagaaggagaaggagaagtgGAACGGGAAGGCGAAGGTgaagggaaagggaaagaagaGTCGTCTAGTTTGTTAATCGATCTGTGGTCGTTTAACGAAAAAGACGAACAGGAGAAAGTgaaagagggaggaggaggggaaCGCAAGGTGTTAGATTCGGGTTCGACTACGGGTTGGGAGATTGTGCTGGCGGAGACCGCGACGACATCGACGCAACCGTTAACGAATGGGTTCGGGTTTGAGTCGTTTGACCCATTTTCGGGCCCGGAAAATGACAAATATTACAATCCGTTTTTGGATGATGCAACTGAATCAACTGCCATTGTAACTGTACCTGCCGCGGATGGTGGCACGGGAGTGGGTTTTTCGGGCAATGATGGGTTTTCGTTGGGGCCGACTTTTCAAGCGACTCCTACATTTTGTGCGGGAAATTCGAGTAGTACGAGTTTGGCTTCGGTGAATGAAAACGACCCGTTTGCGTCGTTCCCGACTGGGGGTGGTGAAGGTGGGTTTATTAGTGGCGGGTCGGGTAATCAGCAGCAGCAGAACTTGTTGCTTGAACAGCAGTTGTGGTTGCAGCAGCAGAACAAGATCATGGCCAGGCATATGGCTTGA